A stretch of the Arachis stenosperma cultivar V10309 chromosome 6, arast.V10309.gnm1.PFL2, whole genome shotgun sequence genome encodes the following:
- the LOC130934146 gene encoding uncharacterized protein LOC130934146, with amino-acid sequence MQELRHRVQNLERQLADQERDGRTTDPSYTPSSESQERDSYRSHLRRTSASRTEAESTREESPIPKRWNDTIIYSRGRETRRTTRDREDGRSNRTRQPVIMGTTPFHRSILEVRLPKHFDKPTDMRYDGTQDPLEHLTAFEARMNLEGVGDEVRCRAFPVTLAGPAIRWFNGLPQGSIYGFSDISRAFLAQFTTRIAKAKHPINLLGVTQRQGELTRKYLDRFNDECLEIDGLTDSMASLCLTNGLLNENFRKHLTTKPVWTMHEIQTVAKEYINDEKVSRVVAANKRQSGYSQSRQHGNGERLKEQTREEAPSKAPTSFPRVGKFANYTPLSLPIMEVYQQIAEKGILPKPRPLKDRTGGNKNLYCDYHKGYGHQTQDCFDLKDALEQAIREGKLAAFSHLIRESRRRYREHDEEAKTRSAKRRQELEDGDHALTVINVVTAKNAAPKSRSAHKKDAKVLAVSFSVLRNSKRPPSISFGLEDKWFDDIPENPPMTPI; translated from the exons atgcaagaGCTACGTCATAGGGTCCAGAACTTGGAGCGGCAATTGGCCGACCAGGAGCGTGACGGACGAACTACCGATCCCAGCTACACCCCATCCTCCGAAAGCCAAGAAAGAGACTCCTACCGAAGCCATTTGCGACGCACCTCCGCATCCCGAACAGAAGCGGAGAGCACCCGGGAAGAATCCCCGATTCCGAAGAGATGGAATGACACGATAATCTACTCCCGAGGCAGGGAAACGCGCCGCACAACACGAGATCGCGAAGACGGGAGGTCCAACAGGACACGACAACCTGTAATAATGGGCACCACCCCATTCCACCGATCCATCCTCGAAGTCCGGTTGCCGAAGCACTTCGAcaaaccaacggacatgaggtacgatgGAACTCAAGACCCTCTAGAACACCTCACGGCCTTTGAAGCGAGGATGAATCTAGAGGGAGTAGGGGACGAGGTGAGGTGCCGAGCTTTCCCGGTAACCCTCGCGGGACCCGCGATCagatggtttaacggcctcccgCAAGGGTCCATCTACGGGTTTTCAGACATCAGTCGTGCATTCCTGGCCCAGTTTACAACACGAATAGCAAAGGCAAAGCACCCAATCAACCTTCTGGGGGTAACCCAGAGACAGGGAGAACTGACCAGAAAATACCTagatcggttcaacgacgaatgcttggaaatCGACGGCCTAACCGATTCGATGGCCAGCCTTTGTCTGacgaacggcctcctcaacgaAAACTTTCGAAAACACCTCACCACGAAGCCAGTTTGGACGATGCACGAGATCCAGACGGTAGCTAAAGAATATATAAACGATGAGAAAGTCAGCCGAGTCGTGGCCGCCAATAAACGGCAGTCCGGCTACAGCCAATCTCGGCAACACGGTAACGGAGAAAGACTGAAGGAACAAACCAGAGAGGAGGCGCCAAGCAAGGCTCCCACGTCGTTCCCCCGGGTCGGGAAATTCGCCAACTACACACCACTCTCCCTTcccatcatggaagtttatcaACAAATAGCCGAGAAGGGGATCCTGCCGAAGCCCCGACCACTCAAGGACCGTACGGGAGGAAACAAGAACCTCTATTGCGACTACCACAAGGGTTACGGTCACCAAACGCAGGACTGCTTTGACCTGAAAGATGCACTAGAACAAGCGATAAGGGAAGGCAAGCTAGCAGCATTCTCCCATCTTATCAGAGAGTCGAGGAGGCGCTATCGCGAACATGACGAAGAAGCCAAAACCCGCTCTGCAAAGCGGCGACAAGAGCTAGAAGATGGAGACCACGCCCTCACTGTGATAAACGTGGTAACGGCCAAAAACGCCGCGCCAAAATCCCGATCGGCGCACAAGAAAGATGCTAAGGTCTTGGCGGTCTCCTTCTCGGTGCTGCGAAACTCTAAGAGGCCTCCGTCCATTTCTTTCGGCCTAGAAGACAAATGGTTCGACGACATCCCGGAAAACCCTCCCATG ACGCCGATCTGA